A genome region from Pseudomonas helmanticensis includes the following:
- a CDS encoding FAD-binding oxidoreductase, translating into MRRWNGWGDATTVVELPAQGAEFLHERLGEGRALADATLEAALARVPASRLQAHTLYSVDAHDRLLHARGQSLPDWLALREGALGNYPDAVAFPETSEHIRQLLALAHGQDLCLIPYGGGTSVAGHINPPDSARPVVTVSLARMNRLIDLDEQSLLATFGPGASGPQVESQLRARGYTLGHFPQSWELSTLGGWVASRSSGQQSLRYGRIEQLFAGGTLETFAGPMHIPTFPASAAGPDLREVVLGCEGRFGIISEVKVRVSALPADERFYGVFLPSWTKALQAIRQLAQARVPLSMLRLSNAVETETQLALAGHPQQIAWLEKYLKLRGAAEGKCLLTFGVTGNRRQNALSLTQARQHLKAFGGVFTGTLLGKKWAQNRFRFPYLRENLWNAGYVVDTLETATDWSNVDNLLNLIENSLREALAAEGERVHVFTHLSHVYGEGSSIYTTYVFRPAADYPATLARWKALKHAASQTIVDNHGTISHQHGVGKDHAPYLLREKGALAMDTLQALSKHFDPAGRLNPGTLLPE; encoded by the coding sequence ATGCGACGCTGGAACGGCTGGGGAGATGCAACCACGGTGGTCGAACTGCCGGCCCAGGGCGCGGAGTTTCTTCATGAACGACTGGGCGAGGGGCGCGCGCTGGCCGATGCCACGCTTGAAGCGGCATTGGCGCGCGTACCGGCCTCGCGGTTGCAGGCGCATACCTTGTACAGCGTCGATGCCCATGACCGCTTGTTGCATGCCCGGGGCCAGAGCCTGCCGGACTGGCTGGCGTTGCGCGAAGGTGCGCTGGGCAATTATCCCGATGCCGTGGCGTTTCCCGAGACCTCTGAGCATATTCGCCAATTGCTGGCGCTCGCCCATGGACAGGATTTGTGCCTGATCCCGTATGGCGGCGGCACCTCGGTGGCCGGGCACATTAATCCGCCGGATTCAGCGCGGCCGGTGGTGACGGTGTCGCTGGCGCGGATGAATCGCCTGATCGATCTCGACGAACAAAGCCTGCTGGCAACGTTCGGCCCCGGTGCGAGTGGCCCGCAGGTGGAAAGTCAGTTGCGTGCGCGGGGCTACACGCTGGGGCATTTCCCGCAGTCGTGGGAGCTGTCGACATTGGGCGGTTGGGTCGCTAGCCGTTCCAGCGGTCAGCAGTCGTTGCGCTATGGCCGGATCGAGCAGTTGTTTGCTGGCGGAACACTGGAAACCTTCGCCGGGCCGATGCACATTCCAACCTTCCCGGCTTCGGCCGCCGGACCCGATTTGCGCGAAGTGGTGCTCGGTTGTGAAGGCCGTTTCGGGATCATTTCCGAGGTCAAAGTGCGGGTCAGCGCGTTGCCGGCGGATGAGCGTTTCTACGGTGTATTTCTGCCCTCTTGGACCAAGGCCCTGCAAGCCATCCGCCAATTGGCCCAGGCGCGCGTACCGCTGTCGATGTTGCGCCTGTCCAATGCGGTGGAAACCGAAACGCAACTGGCGCTGGCCGGTCATCCGCAGCAAATCGCCTGGCTGGAAAAATACCTGAAGCTAAGGGGGGCGGCAGAGGGCAAATGCCTGCTGACCTTCGGCGTGACCGGCAATCGTAGGCAAAACGCGCTGTCGCTGACCCAGGCGCGGCAGCATCTCAAGGCCTTCGGCGGCGTATTCACCGGCACCTTGCTCGGCAAGAAATGGGCGCAGAACCGCTTCCGTTTCCCTTACCTGCGCGAGAATCTGTGGAACGCCGGTTACGTGGTCGACACCCTCGAAACCGCCACCGACTGGAGCAACGTCGACAACCTGCTCAACCTCATCGAAAACAGTCTGCGCGAGGCCTTGGCCGCTGAAGGCGAGCGCGTGCATGTATTCACCCACCTGTCCCACGTCTACGGCGAAGGCTCGAGCATCTACACCACCTACGTGTTTCGCCCTGCGGCGGATTACCCCGCGACGCTGGCGCGCTGGAAAGCGCTCAAACACGCGGCCAGCCAGACCATCGTCGACAACCACGGCACCATCAGTCACCAGCACGGCGTCGGCAAGGATCACGCGCCGTATCTGTTGCGCGAGAAGGGCGCATTGGCGATGGATACCTTGCAGGCGCTGAGCAAACACTTCGATCCGGCCGGGCGCCTCAACCCCGGCACGCTGCTGCCGGAGTGA
- a CDS encoding AraC family transcriptional regulator: MQSLGFTSVPPLLKYLRHAEQLGMAVEPALAAAGLQAQQLSDNTLRLPGEAHERLLDYFCEHSGDPLFGLNAANFVLPNSWSVLGYITMNCATLGDAMSRIMPFEKLVGDMGVSRAEVQDGHVHLIWTCRYQRPRIRRHLVENVLGSWLQYARWIADTQMSPAAVWLEHSCPTEATPAQYEAFFDCPVLFDQPYSALIVPLAYLQLPLRQADAQLLRTLEEHALGLMATLADASLEQQVKNILRQLLKEGLPRKEQVAEQLAVSVRTLQRQLHQAGTSYQQILDDLRQELAEHYLLNSTLPIQDIAQYLGFTEPRSFHRTFKSRRGMPPGEFRQMHRG, translated from the coding sequence ATGCAATCGCTTGGCTTCACCTCGGTTCCGCCGCTGCTCAAATACCTGCGCCACGCCGAACAACTGGGCATGGCCGTCGAGCCTGCGTTGGCGGCGGCGGGTTTGCAGGCGCAGCAGTTGAGCGACAACACCCTGCGCTTGCCGGGCGAGGCGCATGAACGCTTGCTGGATTATTTCTGCGAACATTCGGGCGATCCGTTGTTCGGGCTCAACGCGGCGAATTTCGTCCTGCCCAATTCGTGGAGCGTGCTCGGTTACATCACCATGAACTGCGCGACCCTCGGTGATGCGATGAGCCGGATCATGCCGTTCGAGAAACTGGTCGGCGACATGGGCGTCAGTCGCGCCGAGGTGCAGGATGGCCATGTTCATCTGATCTGGACCTGTCGTTATCAGCGTCCGCGGATTCGTCGGCATCTGGTGGAGAACGTGCTGGGGTCATGGCTGCAATATGCACGCTGGATCGCCGATACGCAGATGTCGCCGGCCGCTGTCTGGCTTGAACATTCATGCCCGACCGAGGCGACGCCGGCGCAGTACGAGGCGTTTTTCGATTGCCCGGTGTTGTTCGATCAGCCGTATTCGGCGCTGATCGTGCCGCTGGCGTATTTGCAGCTGCCGTTGCGTCAGGCGGATGCGCAATTGCTGCGAACCCTGGAAGAACATGCGCTGGGATTGATGGCGACGCTTGCGGATGCGTCACTTGAGCAGCAGGTGAAGAACATTCTGCGGCAGTTGCTCAAGGAGGGGTTGCCGCGCAAGGAGCAGGTGGCCGAGCAGCTCGCGGTTTCAGTGCGTACGTTGCAGCGGCAGTTGCATCAGGCGGGGACGTCGTATCAACAGATTCTGGATGATTTGCGCCAGGAGCTGGCTGAGCATTATTTGCTCAACAGTACGTTGCCGATTCAGGACATTGCGCAGTATCTGGGGTTTACCGAACCGAGGTCGTTTCACCGCACCTTCAAGAGCCGACGCGGGATGCCGCCGGGGGAGTTTCGGCAGATGCATCGCGGGTGA
- a CDS encoding DUF6124 family protein translates to MLKVTPNPPATDPASPYESPDSKRFHEAAERALDHYLGPPNADLMAAPYSPNTLYMANPEADTESLLADASETLGSATVMLNNHAALFAGTHRKTLQGIAQVVMVAEMAVNRVLDRLVPTE, encoded by the coding sequence ATGTTAAAAGTTACGCCAAACCCGCCGGCCACCGACCCGGCATCCCCCTACGAATCCCCCGATTCCAAGAGATTCCACGAAGCCGCCGAGCGCGCACTCGATCACTATCTCGGCCCGCCAAATGCCGACCTCATGGCCGCGCCCTACTCCCCCAACACGCTGTACATGGCCAACCCCGAAGCCGATACCGAATCCCTGCTGGCCGACGCCAGCGAAACCCTTGGCTCCGCCACTGTGATGCTCAACAACCATGCGGCGCTGTTTGCAGGCACCCACCGCAAGACTTTGCAGGGTATTGCGCAAGTGGTGATGGTGGCGGAAATGGCGGTTAATCGCGTGTTGGACAGGTTAGTGCCGACCGAGTAA
- a CDS encoding glyoxalase superfamily protein, translating to MSFGKTTPILRIFDEAKAVEFYVDFLGFKIDWQHRFEANFPLYLQVSRGECVLHLSEHHGDASPGSALRIETDELEVFQQQLLAKDYKFSHPQIQAMPWGSQDMTIADPFGNRLVFTNAISL from the coding sequence ATGAGCTTCGGCAAAACCACCCCGATCCTGCGGATCTTCGATGAAGCCAAGGCCGTTGAATTCTACGTCGACTTCCTCGGCTTCAAGATCGACTGGCAGCATCGCTTCGAGGCGAACTTCCCGCTGTATCTGCAAGTGTCGCGTGGCGAGTGTGTGCTGCACCTGTCCGAGCATCACGGCGATGCAAGCCCGGGTTCGGCGCTGCGCATCGAGACCGATGAACTGGAGGTTTTCCAGCAGCAACTGCTGGCCAAGGACTACAAGTTCTCGCACCCGCAGATTCAGGCCATGCCGTGGGGCAGCCAGGACATGACCATCGCCGATCCGTTCGGCAATCGGTTGGTGTTTACCAATGCGATTAGCCTCTAG
- a CDS encoding N-acyl-D-amino-acid deacylase family protein: protein MLYDTLIRNALIIDGSNTPGYQADVAIRDGRIERIGDLSDATATEEIDAAGRVLAPGFIDVHTHDDTVVIRQPEMLPKLSQGVTTVIVGNCGISASPVTLKGDPPDPMNLLGTAAAFVYPRFSDYRAAVEAANTTLNVAALIGHTALRSNHLDDLFRTATPDEIAAMREQLRESLEDGALGLSTGLAYASAYNASTDEVMQLTEELTAFGAVYTTHLRSEFAPVLEAMDEAFKIGRHAQSPVIISHLKCAGVGNWGRSPQLLASLEEAAKTHPVGCDCYPYAASSSTLDLKQVTDAHRITITWSTPHPQVSGRDLIDIAAEWNLPLLDAAKRLQPAGAVYYGMDEADVRRILAHPLSMVGSDGLPEDPFPHPRLWGAFPRVLGHFSRDVGLFPLHTAVHKMTGLSAARFGLKERGEIREGYWADLVLFDPATVRDVADFNDPQRPAQGIDGVWINGVLSYRDGQANGRREGRFLAREGDLREGFH, encoded by the coding sequence ATGCTGTACGACACCCTGATTCGCAATGCCCTGATCATCGATGGCAGCAACACGCCCGGCTACCAGGCCGACGTGGCCATCCGCGATGGCCGTATCGAGCGCATCGGCGATTTGTCCGATGCCACGGCGACTGAAGAAATTGACGCCGCCGGCCGCGTGCTGGCGCCGGGTTTTATCGACGTGCACACCCACGACGACACCGTGGTCATTCGTCAGCCAGAGATGCTGCCAAAGCTCAGCCAGGGCGTGACCACAGTGATTGTCGGCAACTGCGGGATCAGCGCTTCGCCGGTGACGTTGAAGGGCGATCCGCCGGATCCGATGAACCTGCTCGGTACGGCGGCAGCGTTCGTTTATCCGCGCTTCAGCGATTACCGCGCGGCGGTGGAAGCAGCGAACACCACGCTGAATGTTGCCGCATTAATCGGCCATACAGCGCTGCGCAGCAATCATCTGGACGACCTGTTCCGCACCGCGACGCCGGATGAAATCGCCGCGATGCGCGAGCAATTGCGTGAAAGCCTTGAGGACGGTGCGTTGGGTTTATCCACAGGTCTTGCCTACGCCAGCGCCTACAACGCGTCCACCGATGAAGTCATGCAACTGACTGAAGAGCTGACGGCATTCGGCGCGGTGTACACCACCCATTTGCGCAGCGAGTTCGCGCCGGTTCTGGAGGCTATGGATGAAGCTTTTAAAATCGGTCGACATGCGCAATCGCCGGTGATCATTTCCCACCTCAAATGTGCCGGTGTCGGTAACTGGGGGCGCAGTCCGCAGTTACTCGCATCGCTGGAAGAAGCGGCAAAAACCCACCCGGTCGGCTGCGATTGTTACCCCTATGCGGCGAGTTCTTCGACGCTGGATTTGAAGCAAGTCACCGATGCGCATCGCATCACCATCACCTGGTCGACGCCGCACCCGCAAGTCAGCGGTCGCGACCTGATCGACATCGCCGCCGAATGGAACCTGCCGCTGCTCGACGCCGCGAAACGCCTGCAACCCGCCGGCGCGGTGTACTACGGCATGGACGAGGCCGATGTACGAAGAATCCTCGCCCATCCGTTATCGATGGTCGGTTCTGACGGGCTGCCGGAAGACCCGTTCCCGCATCCACGCCTGTGGGGCGCTTTCCCACGCGTGTTGGGCCATTTCAGTCGCGATGTCGGGCTGTTTCCGCTGCACACCGCCGTGCACAAGATGACTGGGCTGTCGGCGGCGCGATTTGGCTTGAAGGAGCGGGGCGAAATTCGTGAAGGTTATTGGGCGGATCTGGTGTTGTTCGACCCGGCGACCGTACGTGATGTGGCGGATTTCAACGATCCGCAACGACCGGCGCAGGGGATTGATGGCGTGTGGATCAATGGCGTGTTGAGTTATCGCGACGGGCAGGCGAACGGGCGCAGGGAAGGGCGGTTTCTGGCACGCGAAGGTGATTTACGCGAAGGTTTTCATTGA
- a CDS encoding MurR/RpiR family transcriptional regulator has protein sequence MDILYQIRARQDSFSAGEGRIARLMLDDVGFAASASLEDLAQRAEVSTATLSRFARTVGCRDLRDLRLQLAQASGVGSRFLDPAGRPEQSAFYGQIVGDIETTLRQHLAGFDESRFADAVKLLGQARMIHAFGMGGCSTLCSDELQVRLVRLGYPIAVCHDAVMMRVTAASLNAEQVLIVCSLTGITPELLETVELARNYGARILAITRADSPLAELADIVLPLQGAETSFIYKPTAARYGMLLAIDVLATELALANPEDNQERLRRIKLALDEYRGGDDHLPLGD, from the coding sequence ATGGACATCCTCTACCAGATCCGCGCCCGCCAGGATTCCTTCAGCGCCGGCGAAGGTCGTATCGCCCGGCTGATGCTCGACGACGTTGGTTTTGCCGCGAGCGCCAGCCTCGAAGATCTCGCGCAACGCGCCGAAGTCAGCACCGCCACGCTGTCGCGTTTTGCCCGCACGGTCGGTTGCCGCGACCTGCGTGATCTGCGCCTGCAACTGGCCCAGGCCAGCGGCGTTGGCAGCCGTTTTCTCGACCCGGCGGGCAGGCCTGAACAGTCGGCGTTCTACGGGCAGATCGTCGGCGATATCGAAACCACGCTGCGCCAGCATCTGGCCGGGTTCGACGAATCACGCTTCGCTGACGCAGTGAAACTGCTCGGCCAGGCACGGATGATTCACGCCTTCGGCATGGGCGGTTGTTCGACGCTGTGCAGCGACGAATTGCAGGTGCGGCTGGTGCGCCTCGGCTACCCGATTGCGGTGTGTCATGACGCGGTGATGATGCGCGTCACCGCCGCCAGCCTCAACGCCGAGCAAGTGCTCATCGTCTGCTCGCTGACCGGCATCACCCCGGAATTGCTCGAGACCGTAGAACTGGCGCGCAACTACGGCGCACGCATTCTCGCCATCACCCGCGCCGACTCGCCGCTGGCCGAACTGGCCGACATTGTCCTGCCGCTGCAAGGTGCGGAGACCTCGTTCATCTACAAACCGACGGCGGCGCGCTACGGCATGCTGCTCGCCATCGACGTGCTCGCCACCGAGCTGGCGCTGGCCAATCCTGAAGACAATCAAGAGCGTCTGCGGCGGATCAAACTGGCCCTCGACGAATACCGTGGCGGCGACGATCACCTGCCGCTGGGAGACTGA
- a CDS encoding GntP family permease: protein MTPSFGYWLLVYAAVAIIALIVLIARYRLNPFIVITLISIGLALVAGMPASGVVGAYEAGVGKTLGHIALVVALGTMLGKMMAESGGAEQMARTLIDKFGEKNAHWAMVCIAFLVGLPLFFEVGFVLLVPIAFTVARRVGVSILMVGLPMVAGLSVVHALVPPHPAAMLAVQAYQASVGQTLLYAIAIGIPTAIIAGPLYAKFIVPRIQLPADNPLEKQFLDREPRDKLPGFGITMATILLPVVLMLIGGWANLISTPGSGFNQFLLFIGNSVIALLLATLLSFWTLGIAQGFSRESILKFTNECLAPTASITLLVGAGGGLNRILVDAGVTDQIVGLAHEFHLSPLIMGWLFAALMRIATGSATVAMTTASGVVAPVAIGLGYPHPELLVLATGAGSVIFSHVNDGGFWLIKEYFNMTVAQTFKTWTVLETLISLVAFGLTVGLSYLL from the coding sequence ATGACGCCTTCCTTCGGCTATTGGCTGCTGGTCTATGCCGCCGTCGCCATCATTGCGCTGATCGTGTTGATCGCCCGTTACCGGCTCAACCCGTTCATTGTCATCACCCTGATTTCCATCGGCCTGGCGCTGGTGGCCGGGATGCCGGCTTCCGGAGTGGTGGGCGCGTATGAGGCCGGGGTGGGCAAGACGCTGGGGCATATTGCGCTGGTGGTCGCGTTGGGGACGATGCTTGGCAAGATGATGGCCGAATCCGGCGGCGCCGAGCAGATGGCGCGTACGTTGATCGATAAATTCGGCGAGAAGAACGCGCACTGGGCGATGGTCTGCATCGCTTTTCTGGTCGGGCTGCCGCTGTTCTTCGAAGTCGGTTTTGTCTTGCTGGTGCCGATCGCGTTCACCGTGGCGCGGCGCGTCGGTGTGTCGATTCTGATGGTTGGCTTGCCAATGGTCGCTGGCCTGTCGGTGGTGCACGCACTGGTGCCGCCGCACCCAGCGGCGATGCTCGCGGTGCAGGCCTATCAGGCCTCGGTCGGGCAGACCTTGCTGTATGCGATTGCCATCGGCATTCCAACGGCCATTATTGCCGGTCCCCTGTACGCCAAATTCATCGTGCCGCGCATTCAATTGCCGGCAGATAACCCGCTGGAAAAGCAATTCCTCGACCGCGAACCGCGCGACAAACTGCCGGGTTTCGGCATCACCATGGCGACCATTCTGCTGCCGGTGGTGTTGATGCTGATCGGTGGCTGGGCCAACCTGATTTCCACGCCGGGCAGCGGTTTCAACCAGTTCCTGTTGTTCATCGGCAACTCGGTGATTGCACTGTTGCTGGCGACCTTGCTGAGCTTCTGGACGCTGGGCATCGCCCAGGGTTTCAGCCGTGAATCGATCCTTAAATTCACCAACGAATGCCTGGCACCGACCGCCAGCATTACTTTGCTGGTCGGCGCCGGAGGCGGGCTGAACAGGATTCTGGTCGATGCCGGCGTGACTGACCAAATCGTCGGCCTCGCTCACGAATTTCATCTGTCGCCGCTGATCATGGGCTGGCTGTTCGCCGCGCTGATGCGCATCGCCACCGGCTCCGCGACCGTGGCCATGACCACCGCATCCGGCGTGGTTGCACCCGTGGCCATTGGTCTGGGATATCCACACCCGGAGCTGTTGGTGCTGGCGACTGGCGCCGGCTCGGTTATCTTTTCCCACGTCAACGACGGCGGCTTCTGGTTGATCAAGGAATACTTCAACATGACGGTCGCGCAGACGTTCAAGACCTGGACCGTGCTTGAGACGCTGATCTCGCTGGTCGCCTTCGGTCTGACCGTCGGCCTTTCTTACCTGCTGTAA
- a CDS encoding NAD-dependent epimerase/dehydratase family protein, whose translation MNVFITGAAGFIGGSIATGLVQAGHNVTGLVRSTEQAAELKALGITAVIGTLDDKALLAEHARAADAVINAASSDHRGAVEALLDALRGSNKVFLHTSGSSIVGDASGGKSSDVIYFEDNLPEPTADKAARVAIDNLILAAAKDGVNSAVICNTLIYGHSLGVNRDSVQLPRLLKQARKSGVVRHVGTGQNIWSNVHIEDVVALYLLALTKNVPGTFYFVESGEASFIDMTTAMAQALNLGQPQDWPLKDAEAEWGYEMANYGLGSNSRVRGKHARELLGWAPKRTSVVEWIRNEMV comes from the coding sequence ATGAACGTATTCATCACCGGCGCTGCCGGTTTTATCGGCGGCTCGATCGCTACCGGTCTGGTTCAGGCCGGGCATAACGTCACCGGGCTTGTGCGCAGCACCGAACAGGCTGCCGAGCTGAAAGCGCTGGGCATCACCGCGGTCATCGGCACTCTGGATGACAAAGCACTGCTCGCCGAACATGCCCGCGCTGCCGACGCCGTTATCAACGCCGCCAGCAGCGACCATCGTGGTGCGGTCGAAGCCTTGCTCGATGCCTTGCGCGGGTCCAACAAAGTATTCCTGCACACCAGCGGTTCAAGCATCGTTGGCGATGCATCCGGCGGCAAGTCCAGCGACGTCATCTACTTTGAAGACAACCTGCCAGAACCGACCGCCGACAAAGCCGCGCGCGTGGCCATCGACAACCTGATCCTCGCCGCGGCAAAGGATGGCGTGAATTCCGCCGTCATCTGCAACACGCTGATCTACGGCCACAGCCTGGGCGTCAATCGCGACAGCGTGCAATTGCCGCGACTGCTCAAGCAGGCACGCAAAAGCGGCGTAGTGCGCCACGTCGGCACCGGCCAGAACATCTGGTCCAACGTGCACATCGAAGACGTCGTCGCCTTGTATCTGCTGGCGCTGACCAAAAACGTTCCGGGCACGTTCTACTTCGTTGAAAGCGGTGAAGCGTCGTTCATCGACATGACCACCGCGATGGCCCAAGCGCTGAACCTGGGCCAACCACAAGACTGGCCATTGAAAGATGCCGAAGCCGAATGGGGCTACGAAATGGCCAACTATGGCCTCGGCTCCAACAGCCGAGTGCGTGGCAAACATGCGCGCGAACTGCTGGGCTGGGCGCCGAAACGCACGTCAGTGGTTGAATGGATTCGTAACGAAATGGTGTGA
- a CDS encoding LysR family transcriptional regulator, whose translation MKARSDELQIFVCVIECGSISAAAEQVGQTPSAVSRTLSKLEAKLDTTLINRTTRRMDLTEEGKYFFEHAKLILDQMDQLEERLSSRQQTPSGRLRINAASPFMLHAVVPYIDEFRRLYPDIQLELNSNDLIIDLLEQSTDIAIRIGTLADSTLHARSLGCSPLLIVASPAYLKKHGAPQQVADLSEHTLLGFTQNEGLNQWPLRYVHGDRWPITPAISASSGETVRHLALEGQGIACLSHFMTIDDIRAGRLKVLLGEFNSGYRQPINAVYYRNSQLALRIQCFLDFIQSKLAAYASADFKG comes from the coding sequence GTGAAAGCCAGATCCGATGAGTTGCAGATTTTTGTCTGCGTGATCGAGTGCGGTTCCATCTCCGCCGCCGCCGAACAGGTCGGCCAGACGCCGTCGGCGGTCAGTCGCACGTTGTCGAAGCTGGAAGCCAAGCTCGACACCACGCTGATCAACCGCACCACGCGGCGCATGGACCTGACCGAAGAGGGCAAGTACTTCTTCGAACACGCCAAGCTGATTCTTGACCAGATGGACCAACTCGAAGAACGCCTGTCGTCACGCCAGCAAACCCCGTCCGGGCGCCTGCGCATCAACGCGGCCTCGCCATTTATGCTCCACGCGGTGGTTCCGTACATCGACGAATTCCGTCGTCTCTATCCGGACATCCAGCTCGAACTCAACAGCAACGACCTGATTATTGACCTGCTGGAACAAAGCACCGACATCGCCATTCGCATCGGCACCCTCGCCGATTCGACGCTGCATGCGCGCTCACTCGGTTGCAGCCCGCTGCTGATCGTCGCCAGCCCCGCCTACCTGAAAAAACATGGTGCACCGCAGCAAGTCGCCGATCTGAGCGAACACACCTTGCTCGGCTTCACCCAAAACGAAGGTCTAAACCAGTGGCCGCTGCGCTACGTGCACGGCGACCGCTGGCCGATCACGCCAGCGATCAGCGCCTCCAGTGGCGAGACTGTGCGCCATCTGGCGCTGGAAGGTCAGGGCATCGCCTGCCTGTCGCACTTCATGACCATCGACGACATCCGCGCCGGTCGCCTGAAAGTCCTGCTCGGCGAATTCAACAGCGGTTATCGCCAGCCGATCAACGCGGTGTACTACCGTAACTCGCAACTGGCGCTGCGCATTCAGTGCTTCCTCGACTTCATTCAGAGCAAACTCGCCGCCTACGCCAGCGCCGATTTCAAGGGCTGA
- a CDS encoding NAD(P)H-dependent oxidoreductase translates to MKKVLLLNGGKKFAHSDGRYNATLHEAALSVLDRGGLDVKTTFIDEGYDVAEEVAKFLWADVIIYQMPGWWMGAPWTVKKYLDEVFTEGHGSLYASDGRTRSDASQKYGSGGLIQGKQYMLSLTWNAPQQAFDDPTDFFEAKGVDAVYFPFHKANEFLGMTGLPTFLCVDVMKRPNIEGDVARYEQHLTEVFGLKA, encoded by the coding sequence ATGAAAAAAGTGCTGTTGCTCAATGGCGGTAAAAAATTCGCTCACTCCGACGGTCGCTACAACGCCACGCTGCATGAAGCGGCGCTGAGCGTGCTCGATCGGGGCGGGCTCGACGTCAAAACCACCTTCATCGACGAGGGTTACGACGTCGCGGAAGAAGTGGCCAAATTCCTCTGGGCCGACGTGATCATTTATCAGATGCCGGGCTGGTGGATGGGCGCGCCGTGGACGGTGAAAAAGTACCTCGACGAAGTCTTCACCGAAGGCCACGGCAGCCTCTACGCCAGCGATGGCCGCACCCGCTCCGACGCCTCGCAGAAGTACGGCAGCGGCGGTCTGATTCAGGGCAAGCAATACATGCTGTCGCTGACCTGGAACGCACCGCAACAAGCGTTCGATGACCCGACCGATTTCTTCGAAGCCAAAGGTGTGGACGCGGTGTACTTCCCGTTCCACAAGGCCAATGAATTTTTGGGCATGACCGGGTTGCCGACCTTTTTGTGTGTAGACGTGATGAAACGCCCAAACATCGAAGGGGATGTGGCGCGTTACGAGCAGCATCTGACCGAGGTGTTTGGCCTTAAGGCTTAA
- a CDS encoding putative quinol monooxygenase — MSERLGFILHAKTRPEKAEAFEALFRAYVEPSRAEPGCIEYHMLRDKEDPSLFIFYEIWASQAHLDVHSNLPHMKEFFAQRMEYLQQDFDIRQIEMLSDSSAIR; from the coding sequence ATGAGTGAACGCTTGGGATTTATCCTGCACGCCAAGACCCGCCCGGAGAAAGCCGAGGCCTTTGAGGCACTGTTTCGCGCCTATGTTGAACCGAGCCGCGCCGAGCCCGGCTGCATCGAATACCACATGTTGCGCGACAAGGAAGATCCGTCGCTGTTTATCTTTTACGAGATCTGGGCGAGCCAGGCGCACCTGGATGTGCATTCGAATTTGCCGCACATGAAGGAATTTTTTGCCCAGCGCATGGAGTATCTGCAACAGGATTTCGATATCCGCCAGATCGAAATGCTCAGCGATTCATCGGCTATCCGCTGA
- a CDS encoding sulfite exporter TauE/SafE family protein — protein MNTLADFYQHLGLALSLLVIMTFMLAGLIKGIIGLGLPTVAMGLLGLAMAPSQAAALLIIPATLTNLWQLAFGGHLQGLVKRLWPMLLMIFLGTGIGTLWIGMAGGHWVVRGLGAALLLYALSGLCLPTLRVKPRHEGWLGPVCGLITGVITSATGVFVIPAVPYMQALGLSRDELVQALGLSFTVSTLALAGGLLWRGALGGGELSASLLALIPAVLGMLLGQWLRQRISAALFKRVFFIGLGALGAHLLISG, from the coding sequence ATGAACACACTCGCAGACTTCTACCAACACCTCGGCCTGGCGCTGTCCCTGCTGGTCATCATGACCTTCATGCTGGCCGGTCTGATCAAAGGCATCATCGGCCTCGGCCTGCCCACTGTCGCCATGGGCCTGCTCGGTCTGGCTATGGCACCCTCGCAGGCAGCCGCGCTGTTGATCATTCCGGCGACGCTGACCAATCTCTGGCAACTGGCATTCGGCGGGCATCTGCAAGGGCTGGTCAAACGCCTCTGGCCGATGCTGCTGATGATCTTCCTCGGTACCGGCATCGGCACGTTGTGGATCGGTATGGCCGGCGGGCATTGGGTGGTGCGCGGACTCGGCGCGGCGCTGTTGCTGTATGCGCTCAGCGGGTTGTGTCTGCCGACACTCAGGGTCAAACCGCGCCATGAAGGCTGGCTCGGCCCGGTCTGCGGTTTGATCACCGGCGTCATCACTTCCGCCACGGGTGTGTTCGTGATTCCTGCCGTGCCTTACATGCAGGCGCTGGGTTTGAGCCGTGATGAACTGGTGCAGGCGCTCGGCCTGTCATTCACCGTCTCGACCCTGGCGCTGGCCGGCGGTCTGCTCTGGCGCGGCGCGTTGGGCGGCGGCGAATTGAGCGCCTCGTTGCTGGCGCTGATTCCGGCGGTGCTGGGCATGTTGCTCGGTCAGTGGCTGCGTCAGCGCATCAGTGCGGCGCTGTTCAAGCGGGTCTTTTTCATCGGTCTGGGCGCGCTCGGCGCCCATTTGCTGATCAGCGGATAG